A single window of Puniceicoccales bacterium DNA harbors:
- the rmuC gene encoding DNA recombination protein RmuC codes for MVLLLGFLFVALVSVVIICLVSWTRCGAQVRAMEKSLVQITSEKDEYLRQKSELQGKFTSAERQIEMQSMELVELRRQILELGNRNTALEVTKAQIEEGKERLKIELSNLSQEILEAKKSKFSEETSREVGGLVEKIKAEFDSFKRDIFLPESKSRTELACQLRVLFENVEKMQTEASNLTNALRCDSKIQGNFGEIQLENLLEGAGLSKQSGDFVCQGTGMNLRLNDAVAKPDFMVRLPQNQWVLIDSKVSLSAYERFVNAANDDEKTRALNEHRTSIKKHIDEITKYHNIIGNVDICPFLLMFIPIESAYVTAAYFNEAQSGQLGGRDIAQYARDKGVVPVYPSTLFLTLRLIKSMWQVEKQNENAREIAERGGRLYDKCVGLFEALDDLNRMFLKVNDQFATKILPKISGNGGLISQCEDLRRLGVKNRKTIIIKKLEVL; via the coding sequence ATGGTTTTATTGCTTGGATTCTTGTTTGTGGCATTGGTCTCGGTGGTGATTATTTGCCTGGTTAGTTGGACTAGATGTGGTGCTCAGGTCCGGGCCATGGAAAAGAGTTTAGTGCAAATAACCAGTGAAAAAGACGAATATCTTAGGCAAAAATCTGAGCTACAGGGAAAATTTACCTCTGCCGAACGGCAAATCGAAATGCAATCGATGGAGCTGGTAGAGCTTCGGAGGCAGATATTGGAGCTAGGTAATAGAAACACGGCGCTCGAGGTGACCAAGGCCCAGATAGAGGAAGGGAAAGAACGACTTAAGATTGAGCTTAGCAATTTGTCCCAGGAGATCCTCGAGGCAAAAAAGTCGAAATTTTCTGAGGAAACCAGCCGGGAAGTCGGTGGCCTGGTGGAGAAAATAAAGGCCGAATTCGATTCGTTCAAACGGGATATTTTTCTGCCGGAATCAAAGTCAAGGACCGAGTTGGCCTGTCAGCTTAGGGTGTTATTTGAGAATGTGGAAAAGATGCAGACCGAGGCCTCAAATCTCACCAATGCACTGCGATGTGATTCAAAAATTCAGGGTAATTTTGGTGAAATTCAGTTGGAAAATTTACTTGAAGGCGCCGGACTATCGAAGCAGTCTGGTGATTTTGTGTGCCAGGGAACGGGTATGAATCTGAGGCTAAATGATGCAGTGGCGAAGCCAGATTTCATGGTGAGGCTGCCACAAAATCAGTGGGTCCTGATAGACTCGAAGGTGTCGCTTTCCGCCTATGAAAGGTTCGTCAATGCGGCGAATGATGATGAGAAGACCAGGGCCCTAAACGAGCACAGGACCTCGATTAAAAAACATATCGATGAGATAACAAAGTACCATAACATTATTGGCAATGTTGATATTTGTCCATTTCTGTTGATGTTTATACCGATTGAGTCGGCCTATGTGACAGCCGCCTATTTTAACGAGGCTCAGTCCGGTCAACTTGGCGGTCGAGATATTGCGCAATATGCTAGAGATAAAGGAGTTGTGCCTGTGTATCCGTCCACATTATTTCTTACTCTGCGGCTCATAAAATCCATGTGGCAGGTGGAAAAGCAGAATGAAAATGCCAGGGAAATTGCCGAGCGTGGAGGCCGGCTATATGACAAATGCGTCGGATTATTTGAAGCCCTGGATGATTTGAACAGGATGTTCCTGAAGGTCAATGATCAGTTTGCTACAAAAATTTTACCAAAAATAAGTGGCAATGGTGGCCTAATTTCTCAATGTGAGGATTTGCGAAGACTTGGTGTAAAAAATAGAAAAACGATAATAATTAAAAAATTAGAGGTATTGTAA
- the lpxD gene encoding UDP-3-O-(3-hydroxymyristoyl)glucosamine N-acyltransferase, translating into MKWKFSLNEVVAIVEPEGVIGRFLGDVHRVSQLREAEPGDISFCRNKDHLVDLQHTSASIVLVPRDDGISIKLPPGENQAFLLCANPSYALGLLCAKIEEILSKNFVHGIDRTAVIHRSVKLGNFLSIGPRVVIEEGVTIADRVVIGAGTFIGYDTEIGENTILAPNVTIMPCSKIGRDVKINSGAVIGSDGFGYETIDGEHRKISHIGNVVIEDQVEIGANTTIDRARFASTIIGKGTKIDNLVQIAHNVQVGAGCMIVAQAGIAGSTRLGNHVVLGGQVGIAGHLDIGDGVRICAQSGVTKDIEDECVIFGSPARKYDDFVRQMSAIKRLPKFIEKVEALERSLKNS; encoded by the coding sequence ATGAAATGGAAATTTTCATTGAATGAGGTTGTTGCGATTGTTGAACCAGAAGGAGTTATAGGACGTTTTCTGGGTGATGTCCATAGGGTATCGCAGCTGAGGGAAGCTGAGCCAGGGGACATATCATTTTGTAGGAACAAAGACCATTTGGTTGATTTGCAACACACATCGGCGTCAATAGTTTTGGTTCCCCGTGACGATGGCATAAGCATAAAATTACCTCCAGGAGAAAATCAGGCGTTTCTCCTCTGCGCCAATCCATCCTATGCGCTGGGGTTACTTTGTGCAAAAATTGAGGAAATTTTGTCCAAAAATTTTGTCCATGGCATTGATAGAACCGCCGTTATCCATCGGTCGGTGAAGCTAGGAAATTTTCTGTCTATTGGCCCAAGAGTTGTTATAGAAGAAGGCGTTACAATCGCAGACAGGGTGGTTATAGGTGCCGGGACATTTATAGGCTACGACACTGAAATAGGCGAGAACACAATTCTGGCACCGAATGTTACAATAATGCCCTGTTCCAAAATTGGCAGAGATGTAAAAATAAATTCTGGTGCGGTAATTGGTTCAGATGGATTTGGTTACGAAACAATAGACGGAGAACATAGAAAAATTTCCCATATAGGCAACGTGGTAATCGAGGACCAGGTGGAAATTGGCGCTAACACTACCATAGACAGGGCTAGGTTTGCGTCGACCATCATCGGAAAGGGCACTAAAATAGACAACCTGGTCCAGATAGCCCATAATGTGCAGGTTGGCGCCGGGTGTATGATTGTTGCCCAGGCTGGAATCGCCGGCAGTACAAGGCTAGGAAATCACGTGGTGCTTGGTGGTCAGGTTGGAATTGCTGGCCATCTGGATATCGGTGATGGTGTCAGGATTTGTGCCCAGTCTGGCGTGACAAAAGATATTGAAGATGAGTGCGTTATATTTGGCTCTCCGGCCAGAAAGTATGATGATTTCGTGAGGCAAATGTCGGCCATCAAAAGGCTACCAAAATTTATAGAAAAAGTTGAGGCCTTGGAGCGTTCATTGAAAAATAGTTAG
- the alr gene encoding alanine racemase yields MRCWIEIDLTRFRDNIVIIKKSLPKGMGYISVVKANAYGCGAQELVKSSVDLVDAFAVANLNEAMAIKDYSQGKKILILGPLLSEEINSVVANGFVPLVSSCDELTQLVATAKALEKVAEIHLKIDTGMGRSGFWHENNSDELRRLCHSSQIKIGGLATHLSCLGSDNAYTELQRKNFRNWLRQFDWPTEELKIHESSSFAIKDSRVDDICNCVRVGAMQYGIAPDDIVQELDRLGIRPVLSFKSKLVLVKNIPKGVKIGYDGSYRTTSDTKIGVVACGYADGIPVSFINRGHCLVNGSVCQVIGRVSMDQTTICLANCPGPRPGDTVLWIGSDGARCITVNEFSKAGRRIIRESLCAISGRVERVYKR; encoded by the coding sequence ATGCGTTGTTGGATTGAAATCGATTTAACTAGGTTTCGCGATAATATAGTAATCATAAAGAAAAGTCTGCCAAAGGGCATGGGATACATATCTGTTGTCAAGGCAAATGCCTATGGTTGCGGTGCCCAGGAGTTGGTTAAGAGTTCGGTGGACTTGGTCGACGCTTTTGCCGTTGCCAACCTCAACGAGGCCATGGCTATAAAGGACTATTCCCAGGGAAAGAAGATACTTATACTGGGTCCGCTGTTGTCAGAAGAGATCAATTCTGTGGTGGCCAATGGGTTTGTGCCTTTAGTGTCCAGCTGTGATGAGCTAACCCAGCTGGTTGCCACGGCGAAGGCCCTGGAAAAGGTAGCTGAGATTCATCTGAAGATTGATACGGGCATGGGCCGGTCTGGGTTCTGGCATGAGAACAACAGTGATGAGCTACGCAGGCTATGCCATAGCAGTCAAATAAAAATCGGTGGTCTGGCTACACATTTGTCCTGTCTTGGTAGCGATAATGCCTATACCGAGCTGCAACGCAAAAACTTTAGAAATTGGCTGAGACAGTTTGATTGGCCAACCGAAGAATTGAAAATCCATGAAAGCAGTAGCTTTGCCATCAAAGATTCCAGGGTCGATGATATCTGTAACTGCGTCAGAGTCGGTGCCATGCAGTATGGAATTGCGCCGGATGATATTGTCCAAGAGCTAGATAGACTTGGCATTAGGCCTGTGCTGAGCTTTAAAAGCAAGCTGGTACTTGTAAAAAATATACCAAAGGGCGTGAAAATTGGTTATGACGGCAGCTATAGGACAACAAGTGACACAAAAATTGGTGTGGTTGCCTGTGGCTATGCCGATGGAATCCCTGTTAGTTTCATCAACAGGGGCCATTGCCTGGTCAATGGTAGTGTTTGCCAGGTTATAGGAAGGGTGTCGATGGATCAGACAACTATCTGTTTGGCTAATTGCCCCGGGCCAAGGCCGGGCGATACGGTGCTATGGATAGGTAGCGACGGAGCCAGGTGCATAACTGTCAACGAATTCAGTAAAGCTGGTCGGCGAATAATAAGAGAAAGTCTGTGTGCCATATCAGGTAGAGTTGAGCGGGTTTACAAACGATGA
- a CDS encoding type III secretion protein produces MAKKYELDDLLKVREIRKDRAEKNLTQAQKLLREAEQALAKAKQELEDYKLFVINETNRLYKQVLKKSIKKNSVDALHLAIKELQNKVFEYEKRVEDAMVMCQKAKENLEKRREELIQANRNIDKVESLKDKWREEVKKEEERQADIEMEDVKVKSLE; encoded by the coding sequence ATGGCAAAGAAATATGAGCTAGATGATTTACTGAAAGTAAGAGAAATTCGTAAGGATCGAGCGGAGAAGAACCTTACCCAGGCCCAGAAATTGCTCAGAGAAGCCGAACAGGCCCTGGCCAAAGCTAAGCAGGAATTGGAGGACTACAAGTTATTCGTAATAAATGAGACTAACAGGTTATATAAACAAGTTTTAAAAAAAAGTATCAAGAAAAATTCCGTTGATGCTCTGCACCTAGCCATAAAAGAGCTTCAAAACAAAGTTTTTGAGTATGAAAAACGAGTCGAGGATGCGATGGTAATGTGCCAAAAGGCCAAAGAAAATCTGGAAAAAAGGAGAGAAGAATTGATCCAGGCCAATCGTAATATCGACAAGGTAGAATCGTTGAAAGACAAATGGAGAGAAGAGGTAAAAAAAGAAGAAGAGCGTCAAGCAGACATTGAAATGGAAGATGTTAAAGTAAAAAGTTTGGAATAG
- the sctN gene encoding type III secretion system ATPase SctN yields the protein METANGRNIASIIDQNIEESTTFKMKGKVLQVVGTIMKAVVPNVKIGELCILKNPWEKTELYAEVVGFDKQAAILTPLGEINGVSSSTEVIPTGDVHMVPVGDDLVGRIVDGLGHASEDKVRGKFEPETFYPVYHDPPHPMSRAPISKPLSLGVRAMDGLLTCGEGQRLGIFAAAGGGKSTLLAQIIRNTEAEVNVLALIGERGREVREFIEKDLGEEGMKRSILVIATSDRSAMERLKAAYVATAIAEYFRDKNKKVLLMMDSATRFARAQREIGLAAGEPPTRRGFPPSVFATLPKLMERAGQSSKGSITALYTVLVEGDDMTEPVADETRSILDGHIVLSRKLGSANHYPAIDILASISRCMSAIVPDDHKAAAGKLRTILAKYNEVELLVRIGEYKRGSDAVTDEAIDRIDAVNSFLKQGLKETNTFDETVAKLKQVVGL from the coding sequence ATGGAGACAGCCAATGGTCGAAACATTGCTTCGATCATCGACCAAAACATAGAGGAATCCACGACCTTCAAGATGAAGGGCAAGGTCTTGCAGGTTGTTGGCACCATTATGAAAGCTGTTGTTCCCAATGTAAAAATTGGAGAGCTGTGCATTTTAAAAAATCCCTGGGAGAAAACCGAGCTCTATGCCGAAGTTGTTGGCTTTGATAAACAGGCAGCAATCCTGACTCCGCTCGGCGAAATCAATGGTGTTTCGTCTTCAACCGAGGTAATTCCCACCGGAGATGTGCACATGGTCCCTGTGGGTGACGATCTTGTGGGTCGTATTGTGGATGGACTAGGCCACGCGTCGGAGGACAAAGTCCGTGGAAAATTTGAACCAGAGACCTTTTATCCGGTTTATCATGATCCGCCCCATCCAATGTCGCGAGCACCAATATCAAAGCCACTTTCGCTAGGGGTTAGAGCCATGGATGGCCTACTCACCTGTGGCGAAGGCCAGCGGCTTGGTATCTTTGCTGCTGCCGGCGGCGGTAAAAGTACGTTGTTGGCTCAGATAATCAGAAATACCGAGGCAGAGGTGAATGTGCTTGCGCTGATCGGCGAACGTGGTCGTGAGGTCAGGGAATTCATCGAAAAGGACCTGGGCGAAGAAGGTATGAAGCGATCAATATTGGTGATTGCTACGTCAGACCGTTCTGCAATGGAACGACTTAAAGCTGCATATGTGGCCACAGCCATAGCCGAATATTTCCGAGATAAAAATAAAAAAGTTTTGTTGATGATGGATTCGGCCACACGTTTCGCCAGAGCCCAGCGTGAAATAGGGTTAGCCGCCGGCGAACCACCGACCAGAAGAGGGTTTCCTCCGTCGGTTTTTGCCACGCTTCCAAAGTTGATGGAAAGGGCTGGCCAGTCCTCAAAGGGTTCGATAACTGCTCTCTACACGGTGCTGGTGGAAGGAGATGATATGACCGAACCGGTGGCTGATGAAACCAGGTCAATCCTGGATGGCCACATAGTTTTGTCCAGAAAATTGGGTTCGGCAAATCACTATCCGGCCATAGATATTTTGGCAAGCATAAGCCGTTGTATGTCGGCCATCGTCCCCGATGATCACAAGGCCGCTGCAGGAAAACTGCGAACCATCCTGGCCAAATATAACGAGGTGGAATTGTTGGTACGTATAGGTGAGTATAAACGAGGGTCCGATGCGGTCACCGACGAAGCCATCGATAGAATCGATGCGGTGAATTCATTTCTTAAGCAGGGCCTGAAGGAGACAAATACTTTCGATGAGACGGTGGCAAAACTAAAGCAGGTGGTTGGATTGTAA
- a CDS encoding HrpE/YscL family type III secretion apparatus protein has protein sequence MFVIKNEGLQLMPESKILRAEEYTTIVSINEAMEIANGISAGVINQANAESDRLIAEANDRAAKLISEANSRSDKLIDEANEKVRVLVEEGNAKARKIIDDAISKQNEILVSAKARYEEEARKGRDDGYASGKQEVVNRMTEIVVKNADNFKKFESEIVGVVSKAVQRIIGEIDQKDLITNVVKNAIKNIKNQKSAVLKVSAAEAQTIRSRLDEILKDSGGIEYLEVSADSRLKKGTCVLETEIGVVDASLDVQLDAITKAITKALK, from the coding sequence ATGTTTGTTATAAAAAATGAAGGGTTGCAGCTGATGCCCGAGTCTAAAATTCTTAGGGCCGAGGAATATACTACCATTGTTTCCATAAACGAAGCGATGGAAATAGCAAATGGTATCAGCGCTGGGGTTATAAACCAAGCCAATGCCGAGAGCGACAGGCTGATTGCCGAGGCCAATGACCGGGCTGCCAAGCTTATCAGTGAAGCCAACTCCCGCAGTGATAAACTGATAGATGAAGCCAATGAGAAGGTTAGGGTGTTGGTGGAAGAGGGTAATGCCAAGGCCAGAAAGATAATCGACGATGCCATTTCAAAACAAAATGAGATACTTGTCTCGGCGAAGGCTCGCTATGAGGAAGAGGCCAGGAAAGGCCGTGATGATGGCTATGCCAGCGGTAAGCAAGAGGTTGTGAATCGGATGACGGAAATTGTTGTCAAGAATGCTGACAATTTTAAAAAATTTGAGAGCGAGATTGTGGGAGTCGTCAGCAAGGCCGTTCAGCGAATAATTGGTGAAATCGATCAGAAGGATTTGATCACAAATGTCGTGAAAAATGCCATTAAAAATATCAAAAACCAAAAGAGTGCTGTACTGAAAGTATCTGCGGCTGAAGCACAAACCATAAGAAGTCGGCTGGATGAAATTCTGAAGGACAGCGGAGGCATAGAGTACCTAGAGGTAAGCGCGGATTCGCGGCTGAAAAAAGGTACCTGTGTGCTTGAAACTGAAATTGGTGTGGTCGATGCCAGTTTAGATGTTCAGTTGGACGCAATAACGAAAGCCATCACCAAGGCATTGAAGTAA
- a CDS encoding SctK family type III secretion system sorting platform protein: protein MSSLDYIRNTIKEDAKAFSEICDFNDNVVSHIHDDYLAELDCEKTIMLPLAKNPRTRRAISAYVSKRLNLGKWYGDFSEQRYGLCLLTRDDIYFLVNYIGAAIYADEVKKIVVHDELKQLKDQIGPAYNFSIRSADLLFKKSQIDSLALPAFSGSIYDKIVKAGKFVISACLTMVPEDLGRKFVLKFPKTEVWDFSKEDSLADECWRFTKKILNYLPGDKIRVPILMKG from the coding sequence ATGAGTTCGTTGGATTATATTCGAAATACTATAAAGGAAGATGCGAAGGCTTTTTCTGAGATCTGTGATTTCAATGATAACGTGGTCAGTCACATTCATGACGATTATCTGGCAGAACTGGACTGTGAAAAAACAATTATGCTGCCGTTGGCAAAAAATCCACGCACCAGGAGAGCCATCAGTGCCTATGTCTCGAAACGTCTTAATCTGGGCAAATGGTATGGGGATTTTTCCGAACAGCGCTATGGTCTGTGTTTACTTACACGGGATGATATTTACTTTCTAGTGAATTACATAGGTGCCGCAATCTATGCCGATGAGGTGAAGAAGATCGTGGTTCACGATGAGTTGAAGCAGCTGAAAGACCAAATCGGCCCAGCCTATAATTTTTCCATAAGGAGTGCAGATTTATTGTTCAAGAAATCGCAGATAGATTCATTGGCATTACCGGCCTTTTCAGGAAGTATTTACGATAAAATCGTCAAGGCAGGAAAATTTGTGATATCGGCCTGTTTGACAATGGTTCCTGAGGATTTGGGTCGAAAATTTGTCCTAAAATTTCCCAAAACCGAGGTCTGGGATTTTTCCAAAGAGGATTCATTGGCCGATGAATGTTGGAGGTTTACAAAAAAAATACTTAATTATCTGCCTGGTGACAAAATCCGTGTGCCAATACTGATGAAGGGATAG
- the sctJ gene encoding type III secretion inner membrane ring lipoprotein SctJ, which yields MGKSNSIFDKFSLLCMLGLSLLLAGCGKAVLYSGLKEKEANEMISILQQYGFSVNKVVGKENACNIIIDKDRFSLAIEILTSKGYPRTKFETVGDVFKKAGLVSSPLEERVRFMYALGESVSATINQIPGVIDAKVHIVLPENDPYTEKVTPASAAVFISYRPDSTVEEYVREIKYLVANSIEGLDYDKVSVALFPVQLPALPQTQSAGASMVNVAGLEILSSSKSQLYVIFGIFAAVILVLLIIISVMIYQNVNLHKGEETEPKSSTEDESSNEVEKIE from the coding sequence ATGGGAAAGTCTAATTCTATATTTGATAAATTTTCATTGTTGTGCATGCTAGGCCTATCGCTGTTACTAGCTGGCTGCGGTAAAGCTGTATTATATTCTGGCCTGAAGGAAAAAGAAGCCAATGAGATGATCTCGATTTTACAACAATATGGCTTCAGTGTAAACAAGGTTGTTGGTAAGGAAAATGCATGCAATATCATTATCGACAAAGATAGGTTTTCGCTGGCCATCGAGATTTTAACCTCAAAGGGTTATCCCAGAACAAAATTTGAGACCGTTGGAGATGTTTTTAAAAAAGCAGGGTTGGTTTCATCTCCGCTGGAGGAAAGAGTGCGGTTCATGTATGCCCTGGGTGAAAGTGTATCTGCAACGATAAATCAGATACCTGGGGTAATAGATGCAAAAGTTCACATAGTTTTGCCAGAAAATGATCCCTATACGGAAAAAGTAACACCTGCTTCGGCGGCGGTTTTCATATCCTATAGGCCGGACTCGACGGTGGAGGAATATGTCCGAGAGATAAAGTATTTGGTGGCGAATAGCATAGAAGGTCTTGATTATGATAAGGTTTCTGTGGCATTGTTCCCGGTTCAATTGCCTGCGCTGCCTCAAACCCAGAGTGCCGGTGCAAGCATGGTCAATGTGGCTGGTCTGGAAATACTATCGTCTTCCAAGTCACAACTTTACGTAATTTTTGGTATTTTTGCCGCCGTAATCCTGGTTCTTTTGATAATAATATCCGTAATGATCTATCAAAATGTTAACCTACATAAGGGCGAAGAAACCGAGCCTAAATCATCCACCGAAGATGAATCCAGTAATGAGGTCGAAAAGATTGAATGA
- a CDS encoding HrpB1 family type III secretion system apparatus protein, whose amino-acid sequence MDTSRTVSADAADDKLEYPDIPTDIIRMLMDIGYVAAGCGLKSHAESIFDALIAARPSSELPLIGLAVVKITFGRISEASKILTETVTKINPDSQLAKAFFGLLLKQIGSNHESEIVLNEVIKNNSDEDAVTLAKSILSDSDNKKLIN is encoded by the coding sequence TTGGATACATCACGAACAGTTTCTGCCGATGCAGCGGATGACAAGCTGGAATATCCAGATATTCCAACGGATATTATCCGTATGCTAATGGACATTGGTTATGTGGCCGCTGGATGTGGCCTTAAATCCCATGCGGAAAGCATTTTTGACGCTTTGATTGCCGCCAGACCATCCAGCGAATTACCACTAATCGGTCTTGCCGTGGTAAAAATAACCTTTGGACGTATTTCAGAGGCATCGAAAATACTCACCGAAACCGTGACCAAGATAAATCCAGATAGCCAGCTAGCCAAAGCTTTTTTTGGTCTACTTTTAAAGCAAATCGGATCGAACCATGAGTCAGAAATAGTTTTAAATGAAGTTATAAAGAACAATTCAGATGAGGATGCGGTTACCCTTGCCAAGAGTATCCTGTCGGATTCTGACAATAAAAAACTAATCAATTAA
- the sctD gene encoding type III secretion system inner membrane ring subunit SctD, with the protein MALLLKILSGPHQGAEVALPDESIVVGSDESCDLILNDALVVDKHVKITKADGSGFELEPMNGNVFMDGHLVEGKTAGGIFKFITLGTTQLMVGPEADEGWSKISLDSAPVLDHIEDKKEETTDSAVAKAKKEPTRGLHKKKLPLFWRFFIPLTAAAGVVFIGFKLTKKNQIEVAVDPVVEIKNKINSLNIPGTTNVNRLKDGSIYVTGYVSLIAQSTRIKAEVHTVDPNVKVKVYSGEKIGNTVNEILRGANLTVKFEETAPGKFVVSGYVFDPVVWDRMKHRLAEEVKGLENFVDNVLTQTKVLKLGNEVLKKYSLGEKLRFSCNRDCVTIDGVLTERDKNNWIVAKEEIEKTITIGSEIVFSVKMSTDTGIGVEKYFGGKIDSIVYNKDGLEWINMRDGRKYFEGSVLPSGYIISNIEKDSIIIKGPDGSITVNVEQM; encoded by the coding sequence ATGGCATTATTGCTAAAAATTTTATCCGGGCCACACCAAGGTGCAGAGGTTGCATTACCAGATGAATCCATAGTTGTAGGCTCCGACGAGTCGTGTGATTTGATACTAAATGATGCTCTTGTGGTCGACAAACACGTAAAGATTACGAAGGCCGATGGCTCCGGGTTTGAATTGGAACCAATGAATGGCAATGTGTTCATGGATGGCCATCTGGTCGAAGGAAAAACCGCCGGCGGGATCTTTAAGTTCATAACATTAGGCACAACCCAGCTGATGGTAGGCCCTGAAGCCGATGAGGGATGGAGCAAAATTTCTTTGGATAGTGCACCGGTGCTTGATCACATTGAAGATAAAAAAGAAGAGACAACGGATAGTGCCGTTGCTAAAGCTAAGAAGGAACCGACCAGGGGATTGCATAAAAAAAAGTTGCCACTGTTTTGGCGATTTTTTATCCCATTGACGGCAGCGGCCGGTGTTGTGTTCATTGGCTTTAAATTGACCAAGAAAAACCAGATTGAGGTGGCCGTAGATCCGGTGGTTGAAATAAAAAACAAGATCAATAGTCTAAATATTCCAGGGACAACCAATGTAAATAGATTGAAAGATGGAAGCATTTATGTAACCGGTTATGTTAGCCTGATTGCTCAGTCAACCAGAATTAAAGCCGAAGTCCATACGGTGGATCCTAACGTAAAGGTGAAGGTGTATAGCGGTGAAAAAATAGGCAATACGGTGAATGAAATTTTAAGAGGAGCTAATTTAACCGTAAAATTTGAAGAGACTGCTCCGGGTAAATTTGTCGTCTCTGGCTACGTGTTCGATCCGGTGGTTTGGGATAGGATGAAACACAGGTTAGCCGAAGAGGTAAAAGGTCTTGAGAATTTTGTGGACAATGTACTTACCCAGACAAAAGTATTAAAATTGGGTAATGAAGTGCTGAAAAAGTATTCATTGGGTGAAAAGCTCAGGTTTTCCTGTAACAGGGATTGTGTTACAATCGATGGCGTGCTCACTGAGCGAGATAAAAATAACTGGATCGTGGCAAAGGAAGAGATAGAAAAAACTATCACCATTGGCTCTGAAATCGTTTTTTCCGTAAAAATGTCCACGGATACCGGTATTGGTGTAGAAAAATATTTCGGAGGAAAGATTGACAGTATCGTATATAACAAGGACGGCTTGGAGTGGATAAACATGCGTGATGGACGTAAATATTTCGAAGGATCTGTGCTTCCAAGTGGTTACATTATTTCTAACATAGAAAAAGATTCTATAATAATAAAAGGGCCGGATGGAAGTATTACGGTCAATGTGGAACAGATGTGA
- a CDS encoding LptF/LptG family permease has protein sequence MIKVADRYIFFQWLKFFLIFFCLTMAILIFEDSYKNLGDLIKYDIGPKDLVDYYTLLLTTLLPIGVPASLFLSILFLISMLQKNNELIALGCTGVSLWRISRPLWMVGLLLSLFMLYINTLSSPAAFEDLCNFREKLRFTQDAKNLSFDDIGVVRNLTLFSKNKDMLLYINRFSKYSRNAFGISVHYYDSDMETRRIMAGQGSFDESNRCWTLSDCREIIFDKKTGIPMSNKPHKQIIVNELKDSPRTLLLLKKGLKTLSFFELKDAISHCQNNHMDRLQAYLVRYYSAISSAFCCLAIVAMSVPFVTCLMRTNPSVAIAKGTGLFFLFYIVNSLGTVLGSSNTVNPLLAAWLGNLMIALLAIIFFKKSMI, from the coding sequence GTGATTAAGGTCGCTGATCGCTATATTTTTTTCCAATGGCTCAAGTTTTTTCTGATATTTTTTTGCCTGACCATGGCAATCCTAATTTTTGAAGATTCCTACAAAAATCTTGGAGACTTAATCAAGTATGACATTGGCCCAAAAGATCTTGTAGACTATTATACTCTGCTATTAACAACCCTGTTGCCCATTGGTGTACCGGCCTCGTTATTTCTATCTATCCTGTTCTTGATCAGTATGTTACAAAAAAACAACGAGCTAATTGCCCTGGGCTGTACCGGAGTCAGCCTGTGGAGAATATCCAGACCTCTATGGATGGTAGGCCTATTGCTATCGCTGTTCATGTTATACATAAACACCCTGTCATCACCGGCGGCCTTCGAAGACCTGTGTAATTTTAGAGAGAAACTACGGTTCACCCAGGATGCCAAGAATCTAAGTTTTGATGATATAGGCGTTGTCCGGAACCTTACCCTATTCAGCAAAAATAAGGATATGCTATTATATATCAATAGATTCAGCAAATATTCGCGCAATGCCTTCGGCATCTCGGTGCACTACTATGATAGTGACATGGAAACGCGCAGGATCATGGCAGGCCAGGGGAGCTTCGATGAATCCAATCGCTGCTGGACCCTATCGGATTGCCGGGAAATTATTTTTGATAAAAAAACCGGCATTCCAATGTCAAATAAACCACACAAGCAGATTATAGTAAACGAATTAAAAGACAGTCCCAGAACATTATTACTGCTGAAAAAAGGTCTGAAAACCCTGTCATTTTTTGAGCTTAAGGACGCCATTTCTCACTGCCAGAATAACCACATGGATAGACTCCAGGCCTATCTCGTAAGATACTACAGCGCAATCTCTTCTGCATTCTGTTGTCTTGCCATAGTCGCCATGAGTGTGCCGTTTGTTACCTGCCTAATGCGTACCAATCCGTCCGTGGCCATAGCCAAAGGCACCGGACTATTTTTCCTGTTCTATATAGTAAACAGTCTTGGAACTGTTTTGGGCAGCAGTAATACAGTTAATCCATTGCTAGCAGCATGGTTAGGTAACCTAATGATCGCTCTGTTGGCCATCATATTTTTTAAAAAGTCGATGATATAA